From the Clavibacter phaseoli genome, one window contains:
- the dapC gene encoding succinyldiaminopimelate transaminase has protein sequence MALGELPDYPWDLMGPYAERARRHPDGLVDLSIGSPVDPTPPLIRDALAWATDAHAYPTTVGTPELRQAMVDWHARRRNATLGADQVLPTIGSKEMVAWLPFMLGLGEGDAVVHPTVSYPTYAIGAALAGADSVPADDPADWPASTRLVWLNSPGNPDGRVLGVDELRAAVARARELGAVIASDECYAELGWEGEWADGPTPSILDARVVGDDHSGVLALYSLSKQSNLAGYRAALVAGDRELIARLIRVRKHAGLLPPAPLQHAMTVALGDDEHVRAQRELYRARRDVLRPALEDAGWRIDRSEAGLYLWATRGRDAWEGIAQLADLGILAGPGPFYGDASPAHVRLSLTATDERIAQAAARLRAGSTASPAA, from the coding sequence GTGGCCCTCGGCGAGCTCCCCGACTACCCCTGGGACCTGATGGGCCCGTACGCCGAGCGCGCGCGCCGGCACCCCGACGGCCTCGTCGACCTCAGCATCGGCTCGCCCGTGGATCCCACGCCGCCGCTCATCCGCGACGCGCTCGCCTGGGCGACCGACGCGCACGCGTACCCCACCACGGTCGGCACGCCCGAGCTCCGGCAGGCGATGGTCGACTGGCACGCGCGGCGCCGGAACGCCACGCTCGGCGCCGACCAGGTGCTGCCGACCATCGGGTCCAAGGAGATGGTGGCCTGGCTGCCGTTCATGCTGGGGCTCGGGGAGGGCGACGCGGTCGTGCACCCGACCGTCTCCTACCCGACGTACGCGATCGGCGCGGCCCTCGCGGGAGCGGATTCCGTCCCCGCCGACGATCCGGCCGACTGGCCCGCGTCCACGCGCCTCGTCTGGCTCAACTCGCCCGGCAACCCGGACGGCCGCGTGCTCGGCGTCGACGAGCTGCGCGCCGCCGTGGCCCGCGCCAGGGAGCTCGGCGCCGTCATCGCGAGCGACGAGTGCTACGCCGAGCTCGGCTGGGAGGGGGAGTGGGCCGACGGCCCGACCCCCTCCATCCTCGACGCGCGCGTCGTCGGCGACGACCACTCCGGCGTCCTCGCGCTGTACTCGCTCAGCAAGCAGTCGAACCTCGCGGGCTACCGGGCCGCGCTCGTCGCGGGCGACCGGGAGCTCATCGCCCGGCTGATCCGCGTCCGCAAGCACGCGGGCCTCCTCCCTCCCGCGCCGCTCCAGCACGCCATGACCGTGGCGCTCGGCGACGACGAGCACGTGCGCGCCCAGCGCGAGCTCTACCGCGCCCGCCGCGACGTGCTGCGGCCGGCGCTCGAGGATGCCGGCTGGCGCATCGACCGCAGCGAGGCCGGCCTCTACCTCTGGGCGACCCGCGGCCGCGACGCCTGGGAGGGCATCGCGCAGCTCGCCGACCTCGGGATCCTCGCGGGACCCGGCCCCTTCTACGGCGACGCGTCGCCCGCGCACGTGCGCCTCTCGCTCACGGCGACGGACGAGCGGATCGCGCAGGCGGCCGCGCGCCTCCGCGCAGGCTCCACCGCGTCGCCCGCCGCGTAG
- a CDS encoding citrate synthase, translated as MTDGGQQADEKPTATLTYPGGRVEFPILPAVDGASSIDISALTKRTGLTTLDNGFVNTASTRSAITYIDGEQGILRYRGYPIEQLARQSSYLEVAWLLIHGELPTSDQLGGFEEDIRRHTLLHEDFKGLFRALPTNAHPMSVLSSAVSALSTYYEDSLSVHDPEQVEISTLRLLAKLPVIAAYAHKKSLGQAFLYPDNSLGFVDNFLRLNFGNNAEPYEVDPVVSRALERLLILHEDHEQNASTSTVRLVGSTEANMFSSVSAGIGALFGPLHGGANEAVLSMLGRIRDSGEGVDRYVERVKNKEDGVRLMGFGHRVYKNFDPRARLVKESADEVLEALGIQDPLLDIAKELEAVALADDYFIERKLYPNVDFYTGVIYKAMGFPTRMFTALFTIGRLPGWIAHWREMNEDQATKIGRPQQLYIGQPARDLPPRD; from the coding sequence GTGACCGATGGCGGGCAGCAGGCGGACGAGAAGCCCACGGCGACGCTGACGTACCCGGGAGGTCGGGTGGAGTTCCCCATCCTCCCCGCGGTCGACGGCGCGTCCAGCATCGACATCTCGGCGCTCACGAAGAGGACGGGCCTCACGACGCTCGACAACGGCTTCGTCAACACCGCGTCGACGCGCTCGGCCATCACCTACATCGACGGCGAGCAGGGGATCCTCCGCTACCGCGGCTACCCGATCGAGCAGCTCGCGCGCCAGTCGAGCTACCTCGAGGTGGCCTGGCTCCTCATCCACGGCGAGCTGCCCACGAGCGACCAGCTGGGCGGGTTCGAGGAGGACATCCGCCGCCACACGCTGCTCCACGAGGACTTCAAGGGCCTGTTCCGCGCCCTGCCCACCAACGCGCACCCCATGTCGGTGCTGTCGAGCGCCGTCTCCGCGCTCTCCACCTACTACGAGGACTCGCTGAGCGTCCACGATCCCGAGCAGGTCGAGATCTCGACGCTGCGCCTGCTGGCGAAGCTGCCGGTCATCGCGGCGTACGCGCACAAGAAGAGCCTCGGCCAGGCGTTCCTCTACCCGGACAACTCGCTCGGCTTCGTCGACAACTTCCTCCGCCTGAACTTCGGCAACAACGCCGAGCCCTACGAGGTCGACCCGGTGGTCAGCCGCGCGCTGGAGCGCCTGCTGATCCTGCACGAGGACCACGAGCAGAACGCGTCGACGTCGACCGTGCGGCTCGTCGGATCCACCGAGGCGAACATGTTCTCCTCCGTCTCCGCCGGCATCGGCGCGCTGTTCGGCCCGCTGCACGGCGGCGCGAACGAGGCCGTGCTCTCCATGCTCGGCCGCATCCGCGACTCCGGCGAGGGCGTCGACCGCTACGTCGAGCGCGTGAAGAACAAGGAGGACGGCGTCCGCCTCATGGGCTTCGGGCACCGCGTCTACAAGAACTTCGACCCGCGCGCACGCCTGGTGAAGGAGAGCGCCGACGAGGTGCTGGAGGCCCTCGGGATCCAGGACCCGCTGCTCGACATCGCCAAGGAGCTCGAGGCCGTCGCCCTCGCGGACGACTACTTCATCGAGCGGAAGCTCTACCCGAACGTGGACTTCTACACGGGCGTCATCTACAAGGCGATGGGCTTCCCCACGCGCATGTTCACGGCGCTGTTCACCATCGGGCGCCTGCCCGGCTGGATCGCGCACTGGCGCGAGATGAACGAGGACCAGGCCACCAAGATCGGCCGTCCGCAGCAGCTCTACATCGGCCAGCCCGCGCGCGACCTGCCGCCGCGCGACTGA
- a CDS encoding serine/threonine-protein kinase, which yields MARRLPSSPPVLPGFTYVTVLGSGGFADVFLYEQDMPRRQVAVKVMLAEIVTDRLRAMFRAEADLMAQLSAHPSVLTVHQASVAADGRPYLVMELCSSSLSDRYRREPLGVAEVLRVGIRIASAVETAHRAGVLHRDIKPANILTTAFGHPVLSDFGIASTLEDAAATDAVGLSIPWSAPEVLADESPGTVRSEVWSLAATVYSLLAGRSPFEVPGGQNAPADLVARIQRARPLPTGRADVPERLELVLRRAMSRQPEARPESALAFVRELQAVEAELRLAQTPLEVASEEWASAVAAGVDEDDDPTRVRGIAQVDPGTTGSGGAGGIRRARRKAAPAASRAAAGAPRPGAPATASDPVRAGSASTSLGRSGSGPVGASTPARPAVPGRRAFLARHRVAIAAAAAGAIVASVAVGVLLGGLGGGTAAREIPVVGEIQASTAADGVVFSWSDPGLGAGDAYQVVRDGGLPSTQRDTTFRVTAGASEAAGTDDRACIRVTVTRDGIAGAASTEKCAELPR from the coding sequence ATGGCCAGACGCCTGCCGTCCTCCCCGCCGGTGCTGCCGGGGTTCACGTACGTGACGGTCCTCGGTTCCGGCGGCTTCGCCGACGTGTTCCTCTACGAGCAGGACATGCCGCGCCGCCAGGTCGCCGTGAAGGTGATGCTGGCCGAGATCGTGACCGACCGGCTGCGCGCGATGTTCCGCGCCGAGGCCGACCTCATGGCGCAGCTGAGCGCGCACCCGTCCGTGCTCACCGTGCACCAGGCGTCCGTCGCCGCCGACGGCCGCCCGTACCTCGTGATGGAGCTGTGCTCGTCGAGCCTCAGCGACCGGTACCGGCGCGAGCCGCTCGGCGTCGCGGAGGTGCTGCGCGTGGGGATCCGCATCGCGAGCGCCGTGGAGACCGCCCACCGCGCGGGCGTGCTGCACCGCGACATCAAGCCCGCGAACATCCTCACGACCGCGTTCGGGCACCCCGTCCTCAGCGACTTCGGCATCGCCTCCACGCTCGAGGACGCCGCCGCGACCGACGCCGTGGGACTCTCCATCCCGTGGTCGGCGCCCGAGGTGCTGGCCGACGAGAGCCCGGGGACCGTCAGGAGCGAGGTGTGGTCGCTCGCCGCGACCGTGTACTCGCTGCTCGCCGGGCGGAGCCCCTTCGAGGTGCCGGGCGGGCAGAACGCGCCCGCGGACCTCGTGGCCAGGATCCAGAGGGCCCGGCCGCTGCCGACCGGGCGCGCAGACGTGCCCGAGCGCCTCGAGCTGGTGCTCCGCCGAGCCATGTCGCGGCAGCCGGAGGCCCGGCCGGAGTCGGCGCTCGCCTTCGTGCGCGAGCTGCAGGCGGTGGAGGCGGAGCTGCGGCTCGCGCAGACGCCGCTCGAGGTCGCGAGCGAGGAGTGGGCGTCCGCGGTGGCGGCGGGCGTCGACGAGGACGACGACCCGACGCGCGTGCGCGGCATCGCGCAGGTGGATCCCGGGACGACCGGGTCGGGCGGCGCGGGCGGCATCCGGCGCGCGCGGCGGAAGGCGGCGCCGGCGGCCTCGCGCGCGGCGGCGGGCGCCCCGCGTCCCGGTGCGCCCGCGACCGCGTCCGATCCGGTGCGCGCGGGATCCGCGTCCACGTCCCTCGGCCGGTCCGGATCCGGGCCCGTCGGCGCCTCGACCCCCGCGCGGCCCGCCGTCCCCGGCCGCCGCGCGTTCCTCGCCCGGCACCGCGTGGCGATCGCCGCGGCGGCGGCCGGCGCGATCGTCGCCAGCGTGGCCGTCGGCGTGCTGCTCGGCGGGCTGGGCGGCGGCACCGCGGCGCGGGAGATCCCGGTGGTCGGCGAGATCCAGGCCTCCACCGCCGCGGACGGCGTGGTCTTCTCCTGGAGCGACCCCGGGCTCGGCGCCGGCGACGCGTACCAGGTGGTGCGCGACGGCGGGCTGCCGAGCACGCAGCGCGACACGACGTTCCGGGTCACGGCGGGCGCGTCCGAGGCGGCGGGCACCGACGACCGCGCCTGCATCCGGGTCACCGTCACGCGCGACGGCATCGCCGGCGCCGCGTCGACCGAGAAGTGCGCGGAGCTCCCGCGATGA
- a CDS encoding PIG-L family deacetylase, with protein sequence MIPGTSRRPDRAARTPRPEREHVLFVHAHPDDESIVTGGTIAKLVRDGVPVTVLTCTRGERGEVIPAELRHLEGDLRALADHRETELAAAMAALGVTDHRFLGDAGARWEGLEPRRYVDSGMEWGDDGAPVALRPLDPDSLCAGDEADEARDVLAVIADVDATTVVTYDDHGGYGHPDHVRTHVIATWAAEEAGIPAYLVTTTASSARQAHELVAARGRFPAPDADPAGTLVLPDDAVDLAVDATEVLDAKIRAVAAHRTQTVVDGDQFALSHGVGAPIAPVERFRLHRPAGAAADDGTPRPPRGAQRVGTAVASLVLGLLVGTVGTAAHRATLPVGGVELPVGLVLALATLACLLVAFRLLLVDRLHALCLGLGVVAAVAVLGTRGPSGSVLFPAGWMSQVWAVAPAILVAAVVVWPRFSTRAPAAADRPDAAGAAGSGAPAPAGTGSRPA encoded by the coding sequence ATGATCCCCGGCACGTCCCGACGCCCCGATCGGGCTGCCCGCACCCCGCGCCCCGAGCGCGAGCACGTCCTCTTCGTGCACGCCCACCCCGACGACGAGAGCATCGTCACGGGCGGCACCATCGCGAAGCTCGTCCGCGACGGCGTGCCCGTCACGGTGCTCACCTGCACGCGCGGGGAGCGGGGCGAGGTGATCCCCGCGGAGCTCCGCCACCTCGAGGGCGACCTCCGCGCGCTCGCCGACCACCGCGAGACGGAGCTCGCCGCCGCGATGGCCGCCCTCGGCGTCACCGACCACCGCTTCCTCGGCGACGCCGGCGCGCGCTGGGAGGGCCTCGAGCCCCGGCGCTACGTCGACTCGGGCATGGAGTGGGGCGACGACGGCGCGCCCGTGGCGCTCCGCCCGCTGGATCCCGACTCGCTGTGCGCGGGCGACGAGGCCGACGAGGCGCGCGACGTGCTCGCGGTCATCGCCGACGTCGACGCCACGACCGTCGTCACCTACGACGACCACGGCGGATACGGCCACCCCGACCACGTGCGCACCCACGTCATCGCGACCTGGGCCGCCGAGGAGGCGGGGATCCCCGCGTACCTCGTCACCACGACCGCGTCGTCGGCGAGGCAGGCGCACGAGCTCGTCGCCGCGCGCGGCCGGTTCCCCGCGCCCGACGCGGATCCGGCCGGCACGCTCGTGCTGCCGGACGACGCGGTCGACCTGGCCGTCGACGCGACCGAGGTGCTCGACGCCAAGATCCGCGCCGTCGCCGCGCACCGCACGCAGACCGTCGTCGACGGCGACCAGTTCGCGCTCTCGCACGGCGTCGGCGCGCCCATCGCGCCCGTCGAGCGGTTCCGGCTGCACCGGCCCGCCGGCGCCGCGGCGGACGACGGCACCCCGCGGCCCCCGCGCGGCGCGCAGCGCGTCGGCACCGCGGTCGCGTCGCTCGTGCTCGGCCTGCTGGTGGGCACGGTCGGCACGGCGGCGCACCGCGCCACGCTCCCGGTGGGCGGGGTCGAGCTGCCGGTCGGCCTCGTGCTCGCGCTCGCGACGCTCGCGTGCCTGCTGGTCGCCTTCCGCCTGCTGCTCGTCGACCGCCTGCACGCGCTCTGCCTCGGGCTCGGCGTGGTCGCGGCCGTCGCCGTGCTCGGCACGCGCGGGCCGAGCGGATCGGTCCTCTTCCCCGCCGGCTGGATGAGCCAGGTGTGGGCCGTCGCCCCCGCGATCCTCGTCGCGGCCGTCGTCGTCTGGCCCCGCTTCTCGACGCGCGCGCCCGCCGCCGCCGACCGCCCGGATGCCGCCGGCGCCGCGGGATCGGGCGCCCCGGCCCCGGCCGGGACCGGCTCGCGGCCCGCGTAG
- the fdxA gene encoding ferredoxin, with amino-acid sequence MTYVIALPCVDVKDRACIDECPVDCIYEGERSLYIHPDECVDCGACEPVCPVEAIYYEDDLPEKWSDYYTANVEFFAEMGSPGGATKVGVTAGDHPVIAALPPQNG; translated from the coding sequence GTGACCTACGTCATCGCCCTGCCCTGTGTCGACGTCAAGGACCGCGCCTGCATCGACGAGTGCCCGGTGGACTGCATCTACGAGGGCGAGCGGTCGCTCTACATCCACCCGGACGAGTGCGTGGACTGCGGCGCCTGCGAGCCCGTCTGCCCGGTCGAGGCCATCTACTACGAGGACGACCTGCCCGAGAAGTGGTCGGACTACTACACGGCCAACGTCGAGTTCTTCGCCGAGATGGGATCCCCGGGCGGCGCGACCAAGGTCGGCGTCACCGCGGGCGACCACCCCGTCATCGCCGCGCTCCCGCCCCAGAACGGCTGA